In the genome of Leptospiraceae bacterium, one region contains:
- a CDS encoding histone deacetylase: MSSRIPLPLFVYSKKYNFHLEGHVFPAIKYSLIYEKLISDPRFSKHKFYEPTYATVEQLQLVHDKEYIDDLRFVRFSKRVYRSELPFTREIIDVFFLATGGTILASELALEHGRAINLSGGFHHAFSDHAEGFCYLNDVAIAIRYLQKQNKIKKALVIDLDVHQGNGTAKIFEKDRNNVFTFSMHEEKNYPIKEKSSLDIPLETGIKDQEYLSLLEKGLDYIKRRFTPDIIFYVAGVDPYEMDRLGGLSLTKEGLKKRDIMVRDFMHGIPLVTVLAGGYAINTQDTVDLHFQTAEVMANFY, from the coding sequence ATGTCATCTCGTATTCCATTACCTTTATTCGTTTACTCAAAAAAATATAATTTTCATTTGGAAGGTCATGTTTTTCCTGCTATTAAATATTCATTAATTTACGAAAAACTAATTTCTGATCCAAGATTTTCAAAACATAAGTTTTACGAACCTACCTACGCTACTGTAGAACAATTGCAATTGGTCCATGACAAAGAATATATCGATGATCTAAGATTTGTTCGCTTTTCTAAAAGAGTTTATCGAAGCGAGCTCCCATTTACAAGAGAAATTATTGATGTTTTTTTCTTAGCAACGGGAGGAACTATTTTAGCAAGTGAACTCGCATTAGAACATGGAAGAGCCATCAATCTTTCTGGTGGATTTCATCATGCTTTCTCTGACCATGCTGAGGGTTTTTGTTACTTAAACGATGTTGCGATTGCCATTCGATATTTGCAGAAACAGAATAAAATCAAAAAGGCATTGGTGATTGACTTGGATGTTCATCAGGGGAATGGAACGGCAAAGATTTTTGAAAAAGATCGTAATAATGTTTTCACCTTTTCGATGCACGAAGAAAAGAATTACCCAATAAAAGAAAAAAGTTCATTAGACATTCCTTTAGAAACAGGTATAAAGGATCAAGAATATTTAAGTTTATTAGAAAAAGGTTTGGATTACATAAAAAGAAGATTCACACCTGATATAATTTTTTATGTTGCGGGTGTTGATCCTTATGAGATGGATCGTCTTGGAGGATTAAGCCTTACAAAAGAGGGTTTAAAGAAAAGAGACATTATGGTAAGAGATTTTATGCATGGGATTCCTTTGGTAACAGTTTTAGCTGGAGGCTATGCTATCAATACCCAAGATACCGTAGATCTTCACTTTCAGACTGCAGAAGTTATGGCTAATTTTTATTAA